In the genome of Streptomyces sp. NBC_00433, the window GCTCTGAGCCCTGCCGCTGCCCGGTACGTTGTCACGTACCGGGCAGCGGCAGGCCGATCACGCGGGCGGGCGACAATGGCCCGGTGAACGAGGACGAGGACCGGCCGGAGCCGGACGACGAGCGGGTGCCGGTGGTGCGGAACGTCGACTTCGGGACGGCCAGGCTGCTGCCCGACGTCGACCGCGACCGGGCCTGGCTGCTCACCGTCGACGGCGCGCCGCAGTCGTACGTGGACCTCGACGCCCCGCGGCACCTGGAGTTCGAGTACGTGCGGCGTATCGCTTACGCCGTCGAGGCCGCCTTCGGCCCGGGGGAGCCGCTGGACGCGGTGCACCTCGGCGGCGGGGCGATGACGCTGGCGCGCTGGCTCGCCGTCGAGCGGCCCGGCTCGCGCCAGCAGGTCGTCGAGGCGGACCGGCGGCTGGCCGCGCTGGTCGCGGAGGTCCTGCCCTTGCCCGACCCCGCGGTGACCGTGGACGTCGCCGACGCGCGGGCCTGGCTGGCGGACGCGGGCGCCGCGGGTGCGGACCTCGTGGTGGCCGACGTCTTCGGCGGCTCCCGGGTGCCCGCCGCGCTGACGTCGGTGGAATTCGTACGCGACGCGCTGCGCGTGCTGCGCCCGGACGGCGTCTACCTGGCCAACATCGCCGACGCCGCGCCCTTCGCCTTCCTGCGCTCGCAACTGGCCACCGTACGGGCGGCGCTGGCGGAAGGCGGCGACCTGTGCCTGATGGCGGAACCCGGGGTGCTGCGCGGCCGCCGCTACGGCAACGCGGTGCTGGTCGCGAGCCGCCGCCCGCTGCCGGTCGAGGAGCTGTCCCGGCTGTGCGCCGGCGACGCCTTCCCGGCCCGCGTCGTCCACGGCTCCGACCTGTCCCGCATGACCGGCGGCGCCCGCCCGGTCGACGACGCCTCTGCGACGGCCTCACCCCCGCCGCCGGAGGGCGCCTTCACGGTCGGCTGACCGGCCTCGGAACGTAGGGTGCCTGCGGACCTGGCGTCATGCCGCCGGGTCGGCCGCCACCGGGGTACGCACCTCCGGCGCGGCCGCCCGGTGCGGCCTGCGTTCCATCCGGCGGACGTCGGGCAGCAGCAGGACCGCGGCCGTCAGCAGGACGATCAGGCCCGCCGAGCCCCACAGCGCCCGGGTGCGGCCGAAGAGCGAGGCGGCCGGGCCTGCCAGGGCCAGGGCGACCGGGGTCAGCCCGACCGAGCCCATCCAGTCGAAGCCCGCGACCCGGGACATCAGGTCCTCGGGGATCTCCTGGTGCATGGCGAGCATCCAGTTGACCGCGAAGACCTCGATCGCCACCCCGCAGGCGAACATCACCGCGGCCAGCGCCCAGGCCGGCAGCACCAGCGCCAGCGCGACCGCGGGCAGGGCCGCCGGGAAGACGCAGAGCGTGCCCACGAGCAGGATGCGGCGCGGCCGCCAGCGCATCATCAGCACCGCGCCCACCGCCGTGCCCGCCCCGGCCGCGGCCAGCGCCAGGCCCCAGGGTCCGGCGCCGCCGAGGCGGTCCCTGGAGACCAGCGGCCCGTAGACCGCCTCGACCGCGGTGAACATGCCGTTCACGACGGCGAACTGCACCACGATGCTCCACAGCCAGGACGTGGACGCCACCACCTGCCAGCCCTCGCGCAGTTCACGCAGCATGCCGCCGGCCTTCGGCTCCCTGGGGGTGTGCGCGACGTCGATGCGGGACCGCATCGCCGCGGCCACGGCGAAGCCCGCCGCGTCGACCGCCAGCACCCAGCCGGCCCCGAACGCGGCGACCAGCGCGCCGCCCAGCGCGGCGCCGCCGATCCCCGCCGCGTTCGTCGCCAGCCGGTAGACGGAGATGGCCGGGCCCGCGCTCGCCGGCTCGACGGTGGACAGGACCAGGCCCTGGGCGGCGGGGGTGAAGAAGGCCACCGCGCCGCCGCCGACCGCGGTCAGCGCGGCCATCTGCCACAGCGTGGCGTGCCCGGTCAGCACGAGGACGGCGAAGAGCGCCTGCGAGCCGGCGTTGACCGCGTTGGAGACGGCCATCACGCGCTGCCGCGGCAGCCGGTCCGCGACCGCGCCGCCGACCAGCAGCAGCACCACCATCGCCAGGGTGCGGGCGGCGGCCACCAGGCCGACGTCGGTGGCGCTGCCGCCGGACTCGATGACCGCGAAGGCCGCGGCGATGGTGGCGCCGGAATTGCCGATGCCGGTGACGAACGACGCCCCCACCAGCAACCGGAAATTCCGCCCCGCCCAGGGCGGAAGGCGCAGCGGGCGGGCGTGGTCGTGTTCTGCCATCAGGGGACTATCGCCGACGCCCGGCGGACTGCCAAGCGGATTAGGCGGCGGCCGAAGAGCGCAAGGCCGCCGCCGCAGACCGTACGGCCGCCGCCGTCTACTTGCTCATCGGGCGGATGGAACTCTTGATCCTGTCGATCACGGCCTGCGTGATCTGGTCGGGCACGCCCTGCCGGGCCCACAGCACCCACACCACGGGCGTCGGCTTGGCCTGCGCCGGGTCGAGCCAGGCCACGGTGTAGGCGATGCCGTCCGAGGCGCACTTCTCGGTCTTGGGCACCGAGGTCATGGTGGCCTGCGCCTGCCAGCCGGTGATGCCGTAGGCATTGTGGAAGGCCTTGCTGTTCAGCGGCTTGGAGACGGTGCCCTTGCCCTTCTCCTGGAAGGCCCACTTCGCCCAGGCCCTGGCCTCGTTCTCGGCGGCGGCCTGGAGGCTCGACGCCCCGGCGCCGCCCTTGGTGCCGGAGCCGGCGTCGGCGACGTCGTTGTCGCCGACCTTGCAGGCGGTCTCCTTGTAGTACGCGGGCGCGCCGACGGCGACCTGCACCTTGCCGGAGTCGTCGGCGAAGCCGACGGTCATGCTCTCGCTGCCCACCGTCCAGTCCGGCGGCACGTCGAAGACCGAGTTGCGCTCCTGGCGCTTGACCGCCTGCCAGCCGGGGACGACCGGCGAGACGTCGGTCGAGCCCTGCGGGCCGCGCGGGTCGTCGCCGCCGGTGGCCCCCGGTTCCTGGGTGCCGGTCGCGGTCGGCGTGGGATCGGCCGTCGGGGACGCGGGCGAGGTGGCCGTGGCGGGCGGGGTGGTGGTGTCCTGCGCGTCGGTCTTCTTGTCGCCGCCGGAGACCAGGACCACCGTGACCGCGGCGGCGGCTGTCACCGCGAGGGCCGCGCCGATGGCGACCCAGACGGTCGTCTTGCCGCGGCCGCCGGGCGGGCGG includes:
- a CDS encoding fused MFS/spermidine synthase; amino-acid sequence: MNEDEDRPEPDDERVPVVRNVDFGTARLLPDVDRDRAWLLTVDGAPQSYVDLDAPRHLEFEYVRRIAYAVEAAFGPGEPLDAVHLGGGAMTLARWLAVERPGSRQQVVEADRRLAALVAEVLPLPDPAVTVDVADARAWLADAGAAGADLVVADVFGGSRVPAALTSVEFVRDALRVLRPDGVYLANIADAAPFAFLRSQLATVRAALAEGGDLCLMAEPGVLRGRRYGNAVLVASRRPLPVEELSRLCAGDAFPARVVHGSDLSRMTGGARPVDDASATASPPPPEGAFTVG
- a CDS encoding MFS transporter, with product MAEHDHARPLRLPPWAGRNFRLLVGASFVTGIGNSGATIAAAFAVIESGGSATDVGLVAAARTLAMVVLLLVGGAVADRLPRQRVMAVSNAVNAGSQALFAVLVLTGHATLWQMAALTAVGGGAVAFFTPAAQGLVLSTVEPASAGPAISVYRLATNAAGIGGAALGGALVAAFGAGWVLAVDAAGFAVAAAMRSRIDVAHTPREPKAGGMLRELREGWQVVASTSWLWSIVVQFAVVNGMFTAVEAVYGPLVSRDRLGGAGPWGLALAAAGAGTAVGAVLMMRWRPRRILLVGTLCVFPAALPAVALALVLPAWALAAVMFACGVAIEVFAVNWMLAMHQEIPEDLMSRVAGFDWMGSVGLTPVALALAGPAASLFGRTRALWGSAGLIVLLTAAVLLLPDVRRMERRPHRAAAPEVRTPVAADPAA